One Streptobacillus canis genomic region harbors:
- a CDS encoding alanine racemase — protein sequence MFLDRLLKENKKFVDAVLNEYSKGNILPDTYFIDMDTLLENAKKILNEAKKHNIKLYYMLKQIGRNPYIAKRLEEIGYSGAVCVDFKEIEVMMDNGLKLGNVGHLVQIPKHFLEKVISYGCDIITVYSIEMIEEISKISKRLGKVQDVMIRVIEKDSNIYPGQEAGFSLDSIKKILPKIKELEGVKLSGLTSFPCFLYSNATKKIEVTNNLFSVLEVKKNLEKEGIEISHLNLPSVTTVENMELIAKYGGTHAEPGHALTGTAPFNKEYGQEIPAYLYISEISHNFGEKSYFYGGGYYPRGNMQHAYIDNKIVNVEKFCSDNIDYYLSMQGKYKVFTPILLCFRTQIFITRSDVVILEGIKTGNIKVVGRYSAQGLERRI from the coding sequence ATGTTTTTAGATAGATTACTTAAAGAGAATAAAAAATTTGTAGATGCAGTATTAAATGAGTATTCTAAAGGAAATATTTTACCAGATACATATTTTATAGATATGGATACATTATTAGAAAATGCAAAAAAAATATTAAATGAAGCTAAAAAACATAATATTAAACTTTACTATATGCTTAAACAAATTGGAAGAAATCCATATATAGCTAAAAGGCTAGAAGAAATTGGATATTCTGGAGCTGTATGTGTAGATTTTAAAGAAATAGAAGTAATGATGGATAATGGGTTAAAACTAGGTAATGTAGGACATTTAGTACAAATACCTAAACACTTTTTAGAAAAAGTAATATCTTATGGTTGTGATATTATTACAGTTTATTCAATAGAAATGATAGAAGAAATATCAAAAATTTCAAAAAGATTAGGAAAAGTTCAAGATGTTATGATTAGAGTTATAGAAAAAGATTCTAATATATATCCTGGACAAGAAGCTGGATTTTCTTTAGATTCAATTAAGAAAATATTGCCGAAGATAAAAGAATTAGAAGGAGTTAAGTTATCAGGACTTACATCTTTTCCTTGCTTTCTTTATTCAAATGCAACAAAAAAAATAGAAGTAACAAACAATTTATTTTCAGTACTTGAAGTTAAAAAGAATTTAGAAAAAGAAGGTATAGAAATATCTCATTTAAATTTACCTTCTGTAACTACAGTTGAGAATATGGAATTAATTGCAAAATATGGAGGAACACATGCAGAACCAGGACATGCATTAACTGGAACTGCACCATTTAATAAAGAATATGGACAAGAGATACCAGCTTATTTATATATCTCTGAAATCTCACATAATTTTGGAGAAAAGAGCTATTTCTATGGAGGAGGATATTATCCAAGAGGTAATATGCAACATGCATATATAGATAATAAAATAGTGAATGTTGAAAAATTTTGTTCTGATAATATAGATTATTATTTATCGATGCAAGGCAAGTATAAAGTATTTACTCCAATATTACTTTGTTTTAGAACGCAAATATTTATTACAAGATCAGATGTGGTGATTTTAGAAGGAATTAAAACGGGAAATATTAAAGTTGTAGGAAGATACAGCGCTCAAGGATTAGAAAGAAGGATATAA
- a CDS encoding aminotransferase class V-fold PLP-dependent enzyme, which produces METYPLLSISLDEAIEKQFKLVELITENISGIDFLSLGDLGVEKTNNMPVRTRTVEKILAKFFGAEDAFLVRGSGTNALRLSFFELLENEDKILVHEGPIYKTSEVNLKAMKLNILKYDFNDLTNLESFIKENGVKVVLLQHTRQSLHDSYNLETVVKKIKEIDNNIGIIIDDNYAVLKTKKNGVEMGADISAFSCFKLLGPVGVGLIIGKEKFIKNMRKNNYSGGSQVQGFEAMEVLRGLVYAPVSLAIQAREIEKLNTLLKDKERFPYIKNVYIANAQSKVLLVEFKENIAKKIIEKTIEFGALSHPVGAESKFEISPLIYRVSGTFLQNDPTLAERMIRINSNRAGAQTIARIIEKAYIERGE; this is translated from the coding sequence ATGGAAACATACCCTTTATTATCTATTAGTTTAGATGAAGCAATAGAAAAACAATTTAAATTAGTTGAATTAATAACAGAAAATATTAGTGGAATAGATTTTTTAAGTTTAGGAGATTTAGGTGTTGAAAAAACAAATAATATGCCTGTAAGAACAAGAACTGTTGAAAAGATATTAGCTAAATTTTTTGGTGCAGAAGATGCATTTTTAGTTAGAGGATCTGGAACAAATGCTTTAAGATTATCATTTTTTGAATTATTAGAAAATGAAGATAAAATACTTGTTCATGAAGGACCAATATACAAAACTAGCGAAGTAAATTTAAAAGCAATGAAATTAAATATTTTAAAATATGATTTTAATGACTTAACTAATTTAGAATCGTTCATTAAAGAAAATGGAGTTAAAGTTGTTTTACTTCAACATACTAGACAAAGTCTTCATGATAGTTATAATCTTGAAACAGTAGTGAAGAAAATTAAAGAAATAGATAATAATATAGGGATAATAATTGATGATAATTATGCAGTTTTAAAAACAAAGAAAAATGGTGTGGAAATGGGAGCTGATATTTCAGCTTTCTCATGTTTTAAATTACTTGGACCAGTTGGAGTTGGTTTAATAATTGGTAAAGAAAAATTTATTAAAAATATGAGAAAAAACAATTATTCTGGAGGTTCACAAGTTCAAGGATTTGAAGCTATGGAAGTCTTAAGAGGGTTGGTTTATGCTCCTGTTTCACTAGCCATTCAAGCAAGAGAGATTGAAAAGCTAAATACATTATTAAAAGATAAAGAAAGATTCCCATATATTAAAAATGTATATATAGCTAATGCTCAATCTAAAGTCTTATTAGTTGAATTTAAAGAAAATATTGCTAAAAAAATTATAGAAAAAACTATAGAATTTGGAGCATTATCTCATCCTGTAGGAGCAGAGTCTAAATTTGAAATTTCGCCATTGATTTATAGGGTTTCGGGAACTTTCTTACAAAATGATCCAACTCTTGCAGAGAGAATGATAAGAATAAATTCAAATAGAGCAGGAGCGCAAACTATTGCTAGAATTATAGAAAAAGCATATATAGAAAGAGGTGAATAA
- a CDS encoding serine hydrolase, which yields MKRLIYILIALLFSINIFANNFDEIDGITKKYIAEKVMPGAVVLIAKDGNILYHKAIGNAQVLEDGKEKIRAMKDDTIFDVASLTKIFATTQAVMKLTSEGKIDLNEKVATYIPEFSRNGKENVKVRDLLTHTSGLTPWLPIFYHAKNSKEVLEYINNLGLEYPTGSARKYSDLSFMMLGFIVEKVSGMRLNDYVFTNIYYPLGLVRTRFLPLEVYPQKEIASTSHGNPFEERMVKDDNFGYKIDEDFDSFRYWRRNTLTGTVNDGNSYYANNGVAGHAGLFSTAYELYVLGEVLLNDGTFRDKTIYNKDVKEEFTKIQSNFGHGYGYEINRGGEKSGYMGMYANENFVGHTGFTGTQVVYDLKNHVQVIILTNKQNFGVNEKTSYKSTWPYAREVMKLVGDKLYK from the coding sequence ATGAAAAGACTAATATATATTTTAATAGCGTTGCTGTTTTCAATTAATATTTTTGCAAATAATTTTGATGAAATAGATGGAATTACCAAAAAATATATTGCAGAAAAGGTTATGCCTGGAGCGGTAGTATTAATAGCAAAAGATGGTAATATACTTTATCATAAAGCAATAGGTAATGCACAAGTTTTAGAAGATGGTAAAGAAAAGATAAGAGCAATGAAGGATGATACAATATTTGATGTTGCATCACTTACAAAAATATTTGCTACAACTCAGGCAGTAATGAAGCTTACAAGTGAAGGTAAAATAGATTTAAATGAAAAAGTAGCAACATATATACCAGAATTTTCAAGAAATGGTAAAGAAAATGTGAAAGTAAGAGATTTATTAACACATACTTCAGGGCTTACTCCATGGCTTCCTATTTTTTATCATGCAAAAAATAGTAAAGAAGTCTTAGAATATATAAATAATCTAGGATTAGAATATCCGACAGGAAGTGCAAGAAAATATAGTGATTTATCATTTATGATGTTAGGATTTATAGTTGAAAAAGTTAGTGGAATGAGATTAAATGACTATGTGTTTACTAATATATATTATCCATTAGGATTAGTAAGAACTAGATTTTTACCTTTAGAAGTATATCCTCAAAAGGAAATTGCCTCAACTTCACATGGAAATCCATTTGAAGAAAGAATGGTAAAAGATGATAATTTTGGATATAAAATAGATGAAGATTTTGATTCATTTAGATACTGGAGAAGAAATACATTAACTGGAACAGTAAATGATGGAAATTCATATTATGCTAATAATGGAGTTGCAGGTCATGCTGGACTATTTTCAACAGCTTATGAACTATATGTCTTAGGTGAAGTATTATTAAACGATGGAACATTTAGAGATAAAACTATCTATAATAAAGATGTGAAAGAAGAATTTACTAAAATTCAAAGTAATTTTGGACATGGATATGGTTATGAAATAAATAGAGGTGGAGAAAAATCAGGATATATGGGAATGTATGCTAATGAAAATTTTGTTGGGCATACTGGATTTACAGGAACTCAAGTTGTTTATGATTTAAAAAATCATGTTCAAGTTATTATACTTACAAACAAACAAAATTTTGGAGTTAATGAAAAAACTTCATATAAGTCAACTTGGCCATATGCTAGAGAAGTAATGAAATTAGTTGGAGATAAATTATATAAATAG
- a CDS encoding phosphotriesterase family protein produces the protein MLKDGYTLMHEHMFIDLSKYKNNNLDCRLDAKEEMIEEMKKLYSKGVRNIVEVTNMGMGRDVKYVEEIQKESKINFIFATGFYKVPFLPDFVETMSINELADLMVKDIEVGIDGTNIKAGIIGEIGTSLNEMKELEEKVFLSAIKAHKKTGVPITTHTTLGTYGLKQIEMFKEHNIDLSKVVIGHVDLSGDIKYILTMLKEGVYVEFDTIGKNNYLADDLRVEMLKQIEEAGFIDKVFLSLDITRKSNMEYMGGIGYSYLFDVFLPKLRQAGIKEESIEKMLVSNPKKFFIGD, from the coding sequence ATGTTAAAAGATGGTTACACACTTATGCACGAGCATATGTTTATAGATTTATCTAAATATAAAAATAATAATTTAGATTGTAGATTAGATGCAAAAGAAGAAATGATAGAAGAAATGAAAAAACTGTACTCAAAAGGTGTTAGAAATATAGTTGAAGTTACTAATATGGGTATGGGAAGAGATGTTAAATATGTAGAAGAAATACAAAAAGAAAGTAAAATTAATTTCATATTTGCAACAGGTTTCTATAAAGTACCTTTTTTACCTGATTTTGTCGAAACAATGTCTATAAATGAATTAGCAGATTTAATGGTTAAGGATATAGAGGTTGGAATAGATGGAACAAATATTAAAGCAGGAATTATAGGAGAGATAGGTACATCTCTTAATGAGATGAAAGAACTTGAAGAAAAGGTGTTTTTAAGTGCTATTAAAGCACATAAAAAAACTGGGGTTCCAATAACTACTCATACTACATTAGGGACTTATGGACTTAAACAAATAGAAATGTTTAAGGAACATAATATTGATTTATCAAAAGTAGTAATAGGACACGTTGATCTTAGTGGAGATATAAAATATATACTTACTATGTTAAAAGAAGGTGTGTATGTAGAATTTGATACTATAGGTAAAAATAATTATCTTGCAGATGATTTAAGAGTAGAAATGTTAAAACAAATAGAAGAAGCAGGATTTATTGATAAAGTATTTCTTTCATTAGATATCACAAGAAAATCTAATATGGAATATATGGGAGGAATAGGTTATTCATATCTATTTGATGTATTTTTACCTAAATTAAGACAGGCAGGAATAAAAGAAGAATCAATAGAAAAAATGTTAGTAAGTAATCCAAAAAAATTTTTTATAGGTGATTAA
- a CDS encoding YhfT family protein, producing the protein MFIKIIVIAMLAGLASILANQGIAVFNDGLRPLIPENLEGRMDRKSLSATSFALSFGLVIGFGIPFSIGKSIILIHSILLGTDIIGTAFSNDKKGMALSGAAGAVYGIGLVYGLQVVVDLFAKLPVNFLPNLSAIGSPIIVAFAVFPVLVIGYQYGVKKGVFSLLIVLVARQLVSVFGKFAVGSANISLNADGIALLVGILVMLFFAINDKTESTNSNATLIGIFSERVAKVKKNILILSLMGGLVAAAVSLGMLAGDPISLNLMAEGQKFDAGIVALARTIGFIPLVATTAITTGVYGPTGLTFVFAIGIFISNPIVAFILGAGALALEIVLLEQIAKLLDRFPGIKACGDQIRTSMTKVLEVALLVGAMVACNNMAGNNGLGYLFVIGVYLLNRASKKPLVDMAVGPIATILFGIILNILFLVKLFVPVVAG; encoded by the coding sequence ATGTTTATTAAAATTATCGTAATCGCAATGCTTGCTGGACTTGCATCTATTTTAGCAAATCAAGGTATAGCAGTATTTAATGACGGATTAAGACCATTAATCCCAGAAAACTTAGAAGGAAGAATGGATAGAAAATCTCTTTCTGCTACAAGTTTTGCTTTAAGTTTTGGGTTAGTTATAGGCTTTGGAATACCATTTTCTATAGGTAAATCTATAATTCTTATACACAGTATCTTACTTGGAACAGATATTATTGGTACAGCTTTCTCTAATGATAAAAAAGGTATGGCTTTATCTGGAGCAGCAGGGGCTGTTTATGGTATAGGTTTAGTTTATGGATTACAAGTAGTAGTTGATTTATTCGCTAAATTACCTGTTAATTTCTTACCTAACTTATCAGCAATTGGAAGTCCAATTATAGTTGCATTTGCTGTATTCCCAGTATTAGTTATTGGATATCAATATGGTGTAAAAAAAGGAGTTTTCTCTTTACTCATCGTATTAGTAGCTAGACAACTTGTATCAGTATTTGGTAAATTTGCCGTAGGTAGTGCAAATATTTCTTTAAATGCTGATGGTATCGCATTATTAGTTGGTATTTTAGTAATGTTATTCTTTGCAATTAATGATAAAACAGAATCTACTAATTCTAATGCAACATTAATAGGGATATTCTCAGAAAGAGTTGCTAAAGTTAAGAAAAATATCTTAATTCTTTCATTAATGGGTGGATTAGTTGCTGCAGCAGTAAGTCTTGGAATGTTAGCAGGAGATCCTATTTCATTAAATTTAATGGCTGAAGGACAAAAATTTGATGCAGGTATAGTTGCTCTTGCAAGAACTATAGGATTCATTCCATTAGTTGCTACAACTGCAATTACAACAGGGGTATACGGGCCAACTGGATTAACATTTGTATTTGCTATAGGGATCTTTATTTCTAATCCAATAGTAGCATTCATTTTAGGAGCTGGAGCTTTAGCGTTAGAAATAGTATTATTAGAACAAATAGCTAAATTATTAGATAGATTCCCTGGAATCAAAGCTTGTGGAGATCAAATTAGAACAAGCATGACTAAAGTATTAGAAGTGGCTTTACTTGTAGGTGCTATGGTTGCATGTAATAATATGGCAGGAAATAATGGATTAGGATACTTATTTGTAATTGGAGTTTATTTATTAAATAGAGCAAGTAAGAAACCTTTAGTAGATATGGCTGTAGGACCAATAGCTACTATATTATTTGGAATAATTTTAAATATATTATTCTTAGTTAAATTATTCGTGCCTGTAGTAGCAGGATAG
- a CDS encoding DUF2620 family protein: MKIVVGGQIDKEMVAKVLEREFPEATIDIKSDIDAAMAMKMGTYDYYFGACNTGGGGALAMAIAILGANKCLTVASPGKTLEESEVKTGIEEGKIAFGFTPNAAEKSIEMIKKYIGG, translated from the coding sequence ATGAAAATTGTAGTTGGAGGTCAAATTGACAAAGAAATGGTAGCAAAGGTACTAGAAAGAGAATTTCCAGAAGCTACTATAGATATTAAATCAGATATTGATGCAGCAATGGCAATGAAAATGGGAACATATGATTACTATTTTGGAGCATGTAATACAGGTGGTGGAGGAGCTCTAGCTATGGCAATTGCAATACTTGGAGCGAATAAATGCTTAACAGTTGCATCTCCTGGAAAAACTTTAGAAGAATCTGAAGTTAAAACAGGTATTGAAGAAGGAAAAATTGCTTTTGGGTTTACACCTAATGCAGCAGAAAAAAGTATAGAAATGATAAAAAAATATATAGGAGGATAA
- a CDS encoding PRD domain-containing protein, translated as MENLKMRLDILKQAGVIDENISTKVLKVIEMFKEKYKIILTEENGSMLITHLTMMLKRMRDNESINELESEEVEELKTFSVYNKAVEIYSSIEEVIEEKIEENEYGFMMTHLITLLGGQ; from the coding sequence ATGGAAAATTTAAAGATGCGTTTAGATATATTAAAACAAGCTGGAGTTATAGATGAAAATATATCGACTAAAGTTTTAAAAGTAATAGAAATGTTTAAAGAAAAGTATAAAATTATTTTAACTGAAGAAAATGGTTCTATGCTAATAACTCACTTAACTATGATGTTAAAAAGAATGAGAGATAATGAGAGTATTAATGAATTAGAAAGTGAAGAAGTAGAAGAATTAAAAACATTTTCTGTATACAATAAAGCAGTAGAAATATATTCTTCAATAGAAGAAGTTATAGAAGAAAAAATTGAAGAAAATGAATATGGATTTATGATGACACATTTAATAACTTTATTAGGAGGGCAATAA
- the yhfZ gene encoding GntR family transcriptional regulator YhfZ → MNRVRVLNKVDIGMIKIARELLILNIGDRVKSTQEYKSEFGLSVGTIHKAFEELELSGAIKLQKKGALGKILVEKSQELLIEKAELKHIVGVMPLPYTKRYEGLATAIKELFIQKGISFYFAYMQGSRIRTKMLKEGVYDFAIMSRLAYSSQAIEGVKKVLGFGPNSYVSDHVLLSLKGSILGKRVGIDKNSEDQYYFSTQYFKDKECEFIEINSDNIIKYLREGVIDKAILSIDELEENLISDINIEKIDIQDKKNANEAVIVIKKDNELIESLVKDILNVDIITKIQKQVLNKEIPPRY, encoded by the coding sequence ATGAATAGAGTTAGAGTTTTAAATAAGGTTGATATAGGTATGATAAAAATAGCAAGGGAGCTATTGATACTCAACATTGGAGATAGAGTTAAATCTACACAAGAATACAAAAGTGAATTTGGATTATCTGTAGGTACAATACATAAAGCTTTTGAAGAACTTGAATTATCAGGAGCTATTAAACTTCAAAAAAAAGGAGCTTTAGGTAAGATACTTGTAGAAAAATCTCAAGAACTATTAATAGAAAAAGCTGAACTTAAACATATAGTAGGAGTTATGCCGCTTCCATATACTAAAAGATATGAAGGGCTTGCAACAGCAATTAAAGAGCTATTTATCCAAAAAGGTATTTCTTTCTATTTTGCATATATGCAAGGTTCTCGTATTAGAACTAAGATGCTTAAAGAAGGGGTATATGACTTTGCTATTATGTCGAGACTTGCATATAGTTCACAAGCTATAGAAGGGGTAAAAAAAGTTCTAGGATTTGGCCCTAATTCATATGTTTCAGATCATGTTCTTTTATCTTTAAAAGGAAGTATTTTAGGTAAAAGAGTAGGGATAGATAAAAATTCAGAAGATCAATACTATTTTTCAACACAATATTTTAAAGATAAAGAATGTGAGTTTATAGAAATAAACTCAGATAATATTATTAAATATTTAAGAGAAGGTGTTATTGATAAAGCTATATTAAGTATAGATGAACTAGAAGAAAATTTAATTTCTGATATAAATATTGAAAAAATTGATATTCAAGATAAAAAAAATGCTAATGAAGCAGTTATAGTTATAAAAAAAGATAATGAATTAATTGAAAGTTTGGTTAAAGATATACTTAATGTTGATATAATAACTAAGATACAAAAACAAGTATTAAATAAAGAAATTCCACCAAGATATTAA
- a CDS encoding transposase, whose translation MPGISNSNAAIILGEIGNIDKFDSPAKLVAYAGLDCTVRQSGNFNAQ comes from the coding sequence ATACCCGGTATTTCTAACTCTAATGCCGCAATTATACTAGGTGAAATAGGTAATATTGATAAATTCGATAGTCCAGCTAAATTAGTTGCATATGCAGGTCTTGATTGTACAGTTAGACAATCTGGTAATTTTAATGCTCAATAA
- a CDS encoding AbiH family protein, translating to MNKIINYRLLNSKGVLIILNNKLKLLILGNGFDLSFNLKTSYSDFYNRTKKYNKEKEEVILKFFKFYIKEKMNIEEPNYDLSSIN from the coding sequence TTGAATAAAATAATAAACTATCGATTATTAAATTCGAAGGGTGTTTTAATAATCTTAAATAATAAACTTAAATTATTGATATTAGGTAATGGTTTTGATTTGAGTTTTAATTTAAAGACCTCATATTCTGATTTTTATAATAGAACTAAAAAATATAATAAAGAAAAAGAAGAAGTAATACTTAAATTTTTTAAATTCTATATAAAAGAAAAAATGAATATAGAAGAGCCCAACTATGATTTGTCAAGTATAAATTAA
- a CDS encoding DNA adenine methylase: MKYIGNKTKIIDFIEKSLIDSDVKYKNKRVMDLFSGTGSVSKFFLRNNCEVISCDNMTYSVAEQYRVNYFRDIPNFEELELYVGGSRIEEVLYFLNNLEPQKGYFYENYAPNGIFKRQYFTNENAMKIDAIRSEIETWKDVLSYEKYMYLLGILMNASDRVSNTSGTYGAYLKIWRSMALKELRLEVPENIKNGKNIINLDDVLDCVDKYKNLDIIYLDPPYNTRQYASNFHVLENIVVFDKQKLNGKTGLRNYKEQKSDFSLKTKVEKALKKLLIKSSTKVIVMSYSTEGLIKEEKLYNLLSEFGETKVYRKDYRRFKTNAWTSKETNLQELLFVTKIRNIEVD, from the coding sequence AAATAAAAGAGTTATGGATTTATTTTCAGGGACAGGTAGTGTGTCAAAATTTTTTTTAAGAAATAATTGTGAAGTAATCTCTTGCGATAATATGACTTATAGTGTTGCTGAACAATATAGAGTAAATTATTTTAGAGATATTCCAAATTTTGAAGAATTGGAATTATATGTTGGAGGTAGTAGAATTGAGGAAGTTTTATATTTTTTAAATAATTTAGAACCTCAAAAAGGTTATTTTTATGAAAATTATGCACCAAATGGAATTTTTAAAAGACAATATTTTACAAATGAGAATGCTATGAAAATTGATGCGATAAGGTCGGAAATAGAAACATGGAAAGATGTGTTATCTTATGAAAAATATATGTATTTATTAGGGATTTTGATGAATGCCTCAGATAGAGTATCTAATACTTCTGGGACATATGGAGCGTATTTGAAAATTTGGAGATCTATGGCATTAAAAGAATTACGTTTAGAAGTTCCAGAAAATATAAAAAATGGAAAGAATATTATAAATTTAGATGATGTTTTAGATTGTGTTGATAAATATAAAAATCTCGATATTATTTACTTAGATCCTCCATATAATACAAGGCAATATGCAAGTAATTTTCATGTTTTGGAAAATATAGTTGTTTTTGATAAACAAAAGTTAAATGGAAAAACTGGATTGAGAAATTATAAAGAACAAAAATCTGACTTTTCCTTAAAAACAAAAGTTGAAAAAGCATTGAAAAAACTTTTGATTAAATCTTCTACAAAAGTTATTGTTATGAGTTATAGTACCGAAGGATTAATAAAAGAAGAAAAATTATATAATCTTTTGTCAGAGTTTGGTGAAACAAAAGTTTATAGAAAAGATTATAGAAGATTTAAAACAAATGCATGGACTAGTAAGGAAACTAATTTACAAGAATTACTATTTGTAACTAAAATTAGAAATATAGAGGTAGATTAG